The window CCACATCGCCCACTCTATTTTCCCCATCGCGATCACTGCAAACGGGCCCTCTGCAAACTACTGAATCTCACCGGAGAGCGGCTCGGTTATATTGTTTCTACAAGGAAGAACATGTATTTACGAGATGTGAGGTGTTGCATGTCGGTTGATAGGCAGGGCTAACGATAGCCGATCCCTTCTCTGGCGTCATTTCCGAATAGTGCAGTACATAGGGAGGGGCGGGGCTAACAAAGTTAAAACACCAGACAGGTAAAAGACAATTATAAAACGGCCGCAGGGGATAGCTCAATCTCATATGAACATCTTGTtaattgttgtcttttttaagGAGGTCGTTATGTTTAACATTTATaaactttttcttaaaatcacgttttatcaaaaaacatttgactcaTAAGTGATTTCTAAAGTCTGCTTTGGTTAAATCTATTTCCAAAGATTGTTACTTTCCGGGTTTCGCAGATCTTTTTTTCCATCCTTTGCACCTGTTTCTAACGCAAAAAATCGTATTGACGCTTGAAGTggaaatagaaaatacaaaacaagaaacaattATATTgactaaaatatatttcatttattgttacAGAATAAAACTGACAGCATTTTAGTTTGTACTGTTGGTTTGGaattatatttttgcaaaatgaaCATGACACAATATTATGATGCCCTCCTTAAACACATGGATACATCACAGACTGTATGAAATTAAAACCCATAAAGGCACAATCATGTTCTCAGATAGGGCAGCGATCATAAAGTcagctgtaaaaaataaaatagttcaatttaatcacattttaatttttgcTGAATTGGCTTCATTATTGCTCAGTGGAAATATGTCCATTTAGGGCTGCATGGCATCATACAGTTTTTTTAGGCATCCCATCAGATCCAATTAGATGTTGAGTGGGATCTTCAACAACACGAGGGCCTGGTCCAGccttaaacacaaaacaaggaaatAGCATTAGGAAAATAGTTATCCTCTGCAAGTGCGTCTGTGTGTTATGTTAACAAGGAAATACACAATTAAGAGCTTGCAAATGAAGTATTTACTTGAATAAGaaagtatttttaataaaacattcaaaggtctgtATGAACTCATGAACTTATTCTAACATCATTGTAGCAGAGAAAGCAACTACTCCCACAATCTTTACCCGATGTAATGCAACACTATGTTACATAAGGGCCTGTTTAAGGAAGTGTTGGCATGTGTTAACGCATCTTGCAATCTCATAACTGATATATTGCATCTCTCTTCCAGAGAACTTGCAGccttaaaaaacacactaaTACAAACGTATAAATCAAAACAGATAACATTGATTTTAAGTTGCTGTAAATTTATAGAACAACTGAGCAACAGAGGGATTATATCAGTGAGTATGTTAGTGTACCTTTGTACTAATAATGTAGCTGATTCCTTTTGGCATAGGCTCTAGAGCAATAGCCTGTTTCAGTTCCTCGGAGAGAGCAGCTTGGTTAACTGGAAGACCCTGAATAAACCTGCAGAGAAGGAAGAAACATTGAATGACCCATTTTGAAGAAGCTAACAAACCTTAATAGATAGTGTAAACCAGCTGGTTGGGAGCCAAAAACACCAATCATATTATCTTAGTTAAATGTTTAGATAAATTAAGTAGTTTGTATGTCAGTTATATTTTGAAGACCTAAAGCCAAATAGGTCTGGCATCTGTCAACTCACTGTCCTCCGTTTCTCTCAGGGGGGAAGAAATGTTGGACTGCCTGAACAAACTCAGGAACATGCTGCTGCAGAGTGTAGATCACAGCGTTGGGCCCTGCATCAAATGTGTAGGCCAACTGGAGTGGCAGAAACAGAACGGCTCGTCATACAGAGAGTTTAAAAAACACCTCCACAAGTTCCACATCTTTATTACAAGACTACAGTTATACATAGCCTACAATatctaaatatatacacactgcCACAGACAAATCATATGCAGaacatttaaagtacatttgtaGTTTAGATGTTTAAGTTTAACTGAACTACAACTGCATAAATAATCACTGATGTCTAACAAGCAATTTCAAAGTTGTTTGAAAAAAGCAGCCGTGTTTTAAATTATTACTCTATTTCTTTTTGAAAGTATCTTAAACCATCACAGTTAAcattggttttgttttctttaagtatcagagttgtgttgtgttgcataATAATGtagtaaaaaatacatacatctaaaaaaataaagagatacaTCGACGGCCGTCTAAAGTTAATCCAAGAGAACTACAGAAGTATAAAGTTGCTCACCCTTGTCTCCCCGTAGTGTCTGTTAAACCGATGCACCAAGTTGATAACCTGTTGAGACACACTGTTGAGGTAGAAGATAGGAGGGTATGTGTCAAGGCAGGTTGCATGGAACTGGTTACTGTCCTTCATGGTGAGATCAGCAAATGCAGCAAAGTTTTTTCCCCGCACCGCTTCAATCATCTCTTCCATCCGGCCCGGGACAACTGACTCAGCCCGGTGCTGCATACATAGAAAAGAGGTTAGAGTGTAAATCAAGATATTCTTCACTTTTACAGTATTGACAGTAATGTTAGTAGACTATAAGCTGCTAGTGAGTGTAAGTACACAAAGTACCATTAAGAGACAGCTTGTTTGTACACTGGTTTGCATCCCAGATGTGCTTCCCACTGACTTCTTCTCAGCGCTGGCCTGTGGAAAAGTGCATTCATTACACCAttacaacttcaaaataaattcagtgtGCAATATTCGCAATAGACAACAAAGGAATCTCAGTGCAGTTCAATCAGGACACAATTATGAATAATTCACAGTTCTTAACAACAAAAATTGGCCTACCACAAGTACAAGGATTCTGAGGTCAGGCCAATGAGTCTCTGGCTCCACCTGCTGGGCTAGACTGTCCTTGCCATCATCTTTCTGGCCCATGATCCACTGGACGAACCCTCCATACATACTGCGGCATGCACTGCCTGAGCCTTGCCGAGCAATCCCAGACAACTCCCCCTCTATGCCAAATACCCGGGCCAGAGTATAAACTGcaacacaaagaagaaaaaagagttAGAGCAGAAGAGACTGAGTCATATGTATTTCATATCAGATAGACTAGTTATTCAAGAAAAGGCACACaaaggcaaaaaaatatattctacacttttttaaattctctGCCGAAAAGCAGCTTTTGAGCTTTTACTATTAACAAATAATACTTTAATGTCATTAGTGTAGCGCACACTCACCTAAACAAGCAAatccagcagcagaggaggcgAGCCCGGCAGCAGTGGGGAAGTTGTTAACTGAGCAGATGTGGACTTTTTGAGACAGAATAGACGGATCCAAAGGAGAGTCCCCATCATTACGTCTCTTCCTTGCTAGTCGGCGAACTGAATACCGAAAAAGGAAAGATGACATAGTGGCTTGTACTTTCTCTAACTCATCTGTGTTTTAAAGAGGGTATCTTAACAGACAGGACTCACTCTCTCTCAGACAGGACTGCAGTCTTGGGTGGGTTATATCCTCCTCTTTGCCATTTAGCCATATTTGATCTTCCTGAAAGGATCTGCTAGTTGCAACTGTCGTGGTTGTTTTCAGCTGAGAAGATGGAGGACATGTCAGATATAAATTCAATTGTAACTTTCTTATCAAGAGTACAAAGTAATATTTGGAAACGTTAGGATAAAGATCTgtagaacatactgtatatgacaaCATTTATCTACCCATCATCCTGGCACGAAACAGGAAACTGAATAATTGATGTGtaattgcattattattattattatatttcatgaCTGACCTCCAACTGTAAATACcttataacacacacatgccatgAGAAGCATTGTTGAATAAGcctctttctttacttttatttacgGAGTCTTTTAATGATGGCAGGAAAACAGAGCTGTTCACTGCAACAGTTATTAACATACCTGGTCTTGATGCAATGTGACGCTCAACGATGAGTTAATGGGTAGAATTAATTCTTCATTTCTCTTTCCCCCTAAAAAGAAAGTAGACAACGTTTCTCACAATGTGCATTCATGAAGTATTATCAGATTGATAcaacagaggtgggaagtaactaagtacatttactcaaggactgtacttaagtacaatttttagatacttgttctttacttgagtatttacatgttATGTTAGGCTACTTTGTGTTTCTacccactacatttatttaataccgtTAGATACTTTGCAGATTTCCCTGCTgcatacaaagtcattcaaactaactgcacctttaccagctttgataacactttaatgcatcaataattatgatcaaAACATATAGTATTCTGAAATGGATCTGTATagtgagtacttttactttttctacttttacttgagtaacattttgaatgcaggacttttacttgtaacatagtattcctacactctggtacttctacttttacttaagtacaagatgtgagtacttctccacATACAATGACACGATATTATAATGCTCAACTGTAAACCTCTCCCGGTAATGCACAGGACCCCATAGAACAAAAACACGTAAAGTATTGTCGTTTTAACATGATTTAATGATCATTGCTTCCTAAAGCTAACTTAAACCCAGTACACAAGCATATGCACACAAGTCGAGGTGATACTTACAGTATTTGATGACAGCTATATTCACAGGAGCGGTGCATGTAACTATGTTATGCTTTTCCATGGTATTCTCAGGCATAGCTTTGTATGAAACCGGTGTTTATATTGATAAAACTGTGCCTGAACACTCGCAAATACACTTTATATGCTCCTCAGGTTTTAGCAGTCACAGTTAAGCTAACGCTGTACAACCTTACTACAGCTTTTCAACGAGCGGTCTTCCGATTGGCTGCTGTCAAACATGTGGCTTAGCCTGCGACCAATCAGAGCTAAGCCGTTCTGACTCAACATTCAGAATAGCCAATGAGAGATCATCTGACCACGGTCGTGCGAAAATGGGGCAATAACAGAGACCATCCCACAAAACTGCCTCATTAATGAATGTGGTAGGGTTTATCAAATCCGTAATATCCCATTTTCCCCtactaaataaaacattctgattctgaacagcCTTGGGATAGTAGAATTATGTTTATGATATTCAATTATTTAGATCAATCTGACTAATAATACTTGTACTGTATACTAGGGTCTAGGCTGTAGTTGGATAAGTGCaattgtcatgtttttattcaatgtgATAGGCTACACGGTATTGCAAGTACTGCActttaatacaattatgtgtatattataattaagtatttccattattAGGTAAATTGCACACACATTTGATGACCTGAAGAACTATACATTTCTGTTCAACTTAGCAGTACATGGCAGTATTGGTTTGGATGTTTTAGGAACATGATACGGATAATATATTGTTTAtctaagatttatttttaatgcatcacttttttagtgtttttacGCAAAAGTCCTTCCATCTTGCTGTTCCTTTCTTGAATGAGCGTTTCTTCTGAATGTTATTAAATCTGTATTGTTTGCATTGTTTAATGCTGACTGTAAAGGTGGTAACTCTAGCTGAGTTATTAAAGGCGATTCAATTATTATGTTTCCATTGGTTGTTTGACTGTGGCTTGGTACTTTCTGGAAATACAGTTAAATCAAGTTTCTtattcatgctttttatttgaaaagtagTTGGATACACTTTGCCATCTGttgactctttaaagtatttcttgTGTGGAGTATCTCCCAATCATGAGTAGTGCCTTGACCCAACACCATCAccaatgttaaaacaaaaaaaaaatcaaaagggtTCATCAACTTTTGACTagactattaaaaaaaaaccattcaaatgtaaggctttttcatttttttaatgtaaacttTTAAGATACATGTGAGCAAAACAAGAAAACTGCAAAGGGCAACATATAAATGCTGGCCCTAAATAGAGAACAATGTATTGTATTCACAGAAGAGTCTAGATAAAATGCACCAGCAGCAGGGCACTTTGTATAGCTTCTTGTGATTGAACAACAGAACAGTCAAACatggtggaaaaaaaagagtaactaCTGAGAGGGACTAGAGGAGTCAAACAGTGCTATCAGCTTTCAGGGGTAAAACACAGGCAGAGCCAATTTGTAGCAACTTGATTGAAAAGAGATCGCAAAAGAACCCCGTCTTTGATACTGTGTGTATTCGACTGCTACCAGTTATGTCAAAATGTAACTCCACTTTGTTCTTTCCTCTTGGTAATGTCattacagagacacacatgagACAGTGTGGCATCCCAGGATTCAACTAACAGGTCATGACAGTATCAGAGTCCGAGTAAAGCAGATCCTCTCCTGTGTTTTGTCTGGTTCCTCCAGTTTAAAGTTAGTAatcctcatcatcatctgaGTCCATCACCCTCCGCCTGTTGAACTACAGAGAGCATACATTGTGTTAAATAGAGAAGAGAAGAATCATAAATCCAACATAGGACGTACTTCAGTGGGACTTACTGTGACAGtcatcttcttctctgtttgCTGACTGACTTTTTCTAGAATCTCGATCAAGCCAGACTCCGAAATCTgagcaaaaacagaaaaacacttatTGCTGTGCTCGCATGAGAAGTAATGTCTATAACAAACTGGCTTCAAGCATCAGAAAGTGGTTTTCTTACCTTTCCTCCCAACTTGCCAAAACGAGCCATTTGAATGAGATAATTTTCAACTGCATTGGCCTTATCCGGCTTCACCAAAGCAAGATTgttcactgaaaaaaaaggaaacatattaTTCACATTTAGCACTGAACGTTTATCCAACATACAGTAAGAGGAGCCTTAGGTTTTCCTAGTAAATCCTATACGAAACTTTAAGTAGAGAGACTGCATTGTCCCGGTGCCCAAGAAAACATGCCCCAGCACTCCAGGAGACTACAGGCCTGTAGCTCTGACCTCTCATGTcatgaagatctttgagagactgatcctgcagcatctcaaaccccttGTATGTGACTCCCTGGACCctctacagtttgcctaccaggccAACATCGGTGTAGAGGATGCCCTCATCTACATCCTGCACAGAGCCAACTCACACCTGGAGAAGCCGCACAGCTCATTAAGAATCCTGTTCTACGACTTCTCCAgcgccttcaacaccatccagccacacctgctcGCTGAAAAGCTGTcactgatgcaggtggatcacagcttggtggcctggatcactcaccagcagacctcagtatgtcagactgcagggcaccgtgtctgatgtgctggtgagcaacactggtgctgtcaccattcctgttcaccctctacacctctgacttccGCTTCAACTCCagctcatgccacctacagagGTTCTCTgatgactcctccatcgtcagctgTATCACAGAGGACaacgaggaggagtacagggccctggtggagaacttcgtaggctggtgtgacaacaaccacctccagctcaacatcagcaagactaaggagctggtggtggacttcaggcggagAACGAAGTGGTCTCTAACCCACATCACCatcaggggaggaggaggtggaggtggtgaacagctacaagttcctgggagtgaacttgaacaataaactggactggagtgacaacactgatgctctcttcaggaaggaacagagcaagctgttcttcctgaggaggctcaggtccttcaacgtgtgcacgaggctgctgcagatgttctaccagtctgtggtggccagtgtgctcttctttgccgtggtgtgcttggggggaaacaccaacaaaagggatgctgacaggctgaacaagctggtgaggaaggctagctctgtagttggagttaaactggacaatctggcGGAcatggctgaggggaggacgaggaagaaACTGGACAGTATTTTGGAAAACCCCTCCCACCCcatccatgcagagctagtgaagatgaggagtacgttcagccacagactcatcccacctcggcacagcactaagcgcctgggaaactcctttgtgcctgtagccacCAGgatgcacaacaaggggttaacagCGTGACTCACtaacaataacccggactgcacatcaagcctgcactcCTGCACAAAGACTTTTACCTGTATCaatgaatgtaaatatattaaacaatcCGGATACAAGATGTATACAAGTTCATTGAACTCCTTAATTCCGTTTTTTGTCTTAACagatacttacctgtacatcattttaatcatgtttgtttaaaccactgaatttccccacagggattaataaaggtacatctcatcttatcttatcttagaaACCACTCAtaagttgtgttttgtttcattttgaatatttgtgatctggttttcacacaaatgtttgcattttggatttctacccaaagaaataaacatattaacTGATTACACATTGTGTAATGATCAGTTTTGAAAAGTTTCCtttaaatagatatttaaataaatatgagaggACTCTTACATCTCGCACGGGCAGACTGGTCCAGAACTTGAGCCAATATAGTGTTCCTCATGTCCGTTTCTCTGTGaataaaaaggaacaatatAACCACATCAGTTACTGTTAAAATCTACAACTGAGACCAGCAAAGGGAAATcagtaaaatacaattatgaaacgTTCCCCGTCAGAATGATGGATTGATCCATATTGCTCCCACAGCtacacatttgattaattttctTTCAGATATATAGTCACTCTGAACCATCATCTAAAAGCGTTGGTAGATAATATTTCCTTGAACAGGTGTTTTTGAATTTAAagtttggtgtttttttgtctcttacCTTTGTTTGGCCTCCTCTCCTTGCTGCTGATTATTTGAGGCATCCTGAAAGAACATGTTAGAGCACCATTACATAAAGGTTATATTtctgcaacacatttaaatctctAGAATCTTAAATGTAACCATCACTTACAGTATATTTCCAGCCACTGATATGTATAAGATATGTGCTGGGTTGGGATatttaaaatttgaaaaaaattaaagcaCTGCCTTGCGTTCAAAGCTTAAAGATGGGTGACACTGTTTTAATGTCTCTCAAATGATtgtttagcctttttttttagtGCATTTGATTATTATTCGGCATAATCTACGCCAATACCAATAATTGGCCAACCCATTTCAACCATTGGTTTTTGCTGAAAATTGTAGATGTTTATTAAGTAATAATCTGCTTTAGCATTTGATTCACATTCAAGATCTTTTCATAATCATTCTCATACAGAATGCCACCATATAATGGTTTTGTAATCAGCATAATTAATTATAATGGTACAACAAAGTATTTAGTACTATCTTCAACTACTGTTTCAGTTTGTTATGTGGatagtaaaaaaaaccaaaaacttATGTTATTGAAACTGGCCTGTCTTCTTAGAAAATCTTACAGTCAATCTATGACAATGCTTCATTAACAGGACATGTATTCCTTTTGATTTCAAGCTACTTTACACAATTTATTCAACGTATATAGTACACCATGTTTA of the Eleginops maclovinus isolate JMC-PN-2008 ecotype Puerto Natales chromosome 4, JC_Emac_rtc_rv5, whole genome shotgun sequence genome contains:
- the mvda gene encoding diphosphomevalonate decarboxylase — its product is MPENTMEKHNIVTCTAPVNIAVIKYWGKRNEELILPINSSLSVTLHQDQLKTTTTVATSRSFQEDQIWLNGKEEDITHPRLQSCLREIRRLARKRRNDGDSPLDPSILSQKVHICSVNNFPTAAGLASSAAGFACLVYTLARVFGIEGELSGIARQGSGSACRSMYGGFVQWIMGQKDDGKDSLAQQVEPETHWPDLRILVLVASAEKKSVGSTSGMQTSVQTSCLLMHRAESVVPGRMEEMIEAVRGKNFAAFADLTMKDSNQFHATCLDTYPPIFYLNSVSQQVINLVHRFNRHYGETRLAYTFDAGPNAVIYTLQQHVPEFVQAVQHFFPPERNGGQFIQGLPVNQAALSEELKQAIALEPMPKGISYIISTKAGPGPRVVEDPTQHLIGSDGMPKKTV
- the pdcd5 gene encoding programmed cell death protein 5 translates to MADEELEAIRRQRMSELQAKQGDASNNQQQGEEAKQRETDMRNTILAQVLDQSARARLNNLALVKPDKANAVENYLIQMARFGKLGGKISESGLIEILEKVSQQTEKKMTVTFNRRRVMDSDDDEDY